The Clostridium sp. DL-VIII DNA window TGCATCTTTACTATACTGCTCTCCTGTTTTAACAATCATCTCATAATCATTTATCACATCAACATTAATAAATTTAAGCATATCTTGAGAAGTAGAAACTAAGTTGTCTACTATTCCCATAACGATATTACTAATATTACTTATTTCTGATACAGTGTTTTTAGAATCTTCTGCAAGATTTCTAATTTCTTCTGCTACTACTGAAAAACCTTTGCCTGCTTCACCTGCTCTTTGGGCCTCTATTGATGCATTTAATGCTAATAAATTTGTTTGAGAAGCAATTTCTAAAATAGCTTCTGATAAAACCTTTATCTTTTCTACTTCTTTAGCTTTTTCAATAGCTTCTAATAATTTACTTTGAGTTTGTGAATTAATCTTTTGAGCATTTTCCATAGAATTAACAGCTTTATTTTTAAGTTCATTAGCTCTCTCATTTATAAGCTTCGAATTTTCAGCTTCACTTTTTGCCTTTAGTGCAATTCCCTTCATATCTGAGTTAATTAAAGATGTATTATTGCTCATTTCTTCTGTTGAAGCTGCTGTCTCCTCCATACCACTTGATAATTCTTCTGTTGTAGCATAAACATCTTCAATTAATCCAGATAACTCACCTATATTTTCATTAGTTTTTTTAACTTTATTTTCGACATTTCTTGATTCATTAATAACAACATTGATAATCTGCCTAAAAGACTCCTGCATTAAATTAAAACTTTTTGCCATTTCACCAATCTCATCATTGCTATGAAAATCAATCCTTTGGGTTAAATCTCCACCATTATTAGACATTTCATTAAGTTTTGAAAGCATAGTAGTTATTGGTGCAACAATACTTTTAGATATATATCTCCAAGCTATAACAAATATTATCACCAATGCTAAAACAGATATTCCCATTAAAATTATTGTATTTCTTATATCATTTTCTATACTACTCATAGATATTTCAATGTTTTTTGCTGCTGCTTCGTTAAATGTATCTGCTTCCTCATTAATCTTTTCTGAAGTAGAATCAAATTCTCCCATAGATAAATTTCCTTTTTCAGGACCACCGTCTATGTAAGCTTGTGCCATTTTCTTTCCTGTTTCATAATAAGTTTCAAAACTTTTTTGTATATTATCTAATTCACTTGCACTTTCTGGATTTTTTTCTTTAAGATCACTCACAACACTTTCTAGATCCTTAGCAAATTTTTCTGCTTCATCAAACCCATCATCAAAGCCTTTTGCGCCTCTTGTCGCGCTAATATCTGTAAGAAATTGCTGGACTTGTACAACATCTAATTTTAGTTCATCAGCTTTAGTGCTTATATAAAAATATTTATTATTCATTTCCCGTACCTTTTTTAAATTGTTACTTGTGGCGTTAAATTGTATTGCCATAAACACTATAAAAAACAAACTAAGTGATATTAATGGTAACAATACTTTTAGCTTTATCCCTTTTATCATTCGAATCATTCCCCTTATAATCTTATTTAAGCAAAAAATTAGCGAAAATTATACGCTTATTTATAGTTTATAAC harbors:
- a CDS encoding methyl-accepting chemotaxis protein, producing the protein MIKGIKLKVLLPLISLSLFFIVFMAIQFNATSNNLKKVREMNNKYFYISTKADELKLDVVQVQQFLTDISATRGAKGFDDGFDEAEKFAKDLESVVSDLKEKNPESASELDNIQKSFETYYETGKKMAQAYIDGGPEKGNLSMGEFDSTSEKINEEADTFNEAAAKNIEISMSSIENDIRNTIILMGISVLALVIIFVIAWRYISKSIVAPITTMLSKLNEMSNNGGDLTQRIDFHSNDEIGEMAKSFNLMQESFRQIINVVINESRNVENKVKKTNENIGELSGLIEDVYATTEELSSGMEETAASTEEMSNNTSLINSDMKGIALKAKSEAENSKLINERANELKNKAVNSMENAQKINSQTQSKLLEAIEKAKEVEKIKVLSEAILEIASQTNLLALNASIEAQRAGEAGKGFSVVAEEIRNLAEDSKNTVSEISNISNIVMGIVDNLVSTSQDMLKFINVDVINDYEMIVKTGEQYSKDAAMVYDMTTEFSNKSNSMMDSMLRVSDAVKQINDSNTELAAGTTNIAENINTISESSGNVVELIKEVSVSTNKLISMVNNFKV